In the Streptomyces formicae genome, one interval contains:
- a CDS encoding DUF5829 family protein — protein MMLLRRVLRVVMVVALALVGAVQGSATVQADEGTPPSGRQLLFYNHAYGVFDRETADAIEHSTYLREFANFQVRTTTGSDGQTWTGRYLMGRETYLELFGVGDVSGPDGTLGSAGMGVSTERAGDMATVLARLRDLGVEKPVEFRQTRDFGDGVPVPWFDAVFTTDQYDAFGAWGMEYRPEYFADPRSGTEPAAFPGDVGRERYLSDGYRDHLMRDVTSIRLAVTPRDLANTVPLLRAGGFQVSSVPGDGVVARGGGTTIRLEPVPRERAGLREVGMSLNHPVKRHVERLGDSTLTVGPGARAVWAFPSPK, from the coding sequence ATGATGCTGCTGCGCAGAGTGTTGCGGGTCGTCATGGTTGTCGCGCTGGCCCTGGTGGGGGCGGTACAGGGCAGCGCGACGGTGCAGGCCGACGAGGGGACGCCCCCCTCCGGCCGGCAATTGCTCTTCTACAACCACGCCTACGGAGTGTTCGACCGGGAGACCGCCGACGCCATCGAACACTCCACCTACCTGCGGGAGTTCGCCAACTTCCAGGTGCGCACCACGACCGGTTCCGACGGGCAGACCTGGACGGGGCGCTATCTGATGGGGCGCGAGACCTACCTCGAGCTCTTCGGCGTCGGGGACGTGTCGGGGCCCGACGGCACGCTCGGCTCCGCCGGAATGGGCGTCTCCACCGAGCGGGCCGGTGACATGGCGACGGTCCTCGCGCGACTGCGGGACCTCGGCGTCGAGAAGCCGGTCGAGTTCCGCCAGACGCGGGACTTCGGGGACGGGGTGCCGGTGCCGTGGTTCGACGCGGTCTTCACCACCGATCAGTACGACGCGTTCGGCGCGTGGGGGATGGAGTACCGGCCCGAGTACTTCGCGGACCCGCGCAGCGGGACCGAGCCTGCGGCGTTTCCCGGGGACGTCGGGCGGGAGCGGTACTTGTCCGACGGCTACCGCGACCATCTGATGCGCGACGTGACGTCGATCCGTCTCGCGGTGACGCCGCGCGATCTCGCCAACACGGTGCCGTTGCTGCGGGCCGGGGGGTTCCAGGTGTCCTCCGTGCCGGGTGACGGGGTCGTCGCGCGGGGTGGGGGCACGACGATCCGTCTCGAACCGGTTCCTCGTGAGCGGGCGGGTCTGCGGGAGGTCGGGATGTCGCTCAACCACCCGGTGAAGCGGCACGTGGAGCGTCTGGGTGACTCCACGCTTACTGTGGGGCCGGGGGCCCGCGCTGTTTGGGCGTTTCCCTCGCCGAAGTAG
- a CDS encoding ATP-dependent Clp protease proteolytic subunit: protein MSVHDSGWDAARPRGADGDTAPSRFDDQLAAQLLDQRIVFLGTQVDEVSANRVCAQLLVLSAEDPKTDIGLYINSPGGSVSAGLAIYDTMRLIPNDVSTLVMGFAASMGQFLLSVGTAGKRFALPNARIMMHQPSAGIGGTTADIAIQAENLEFTKKAIERITAEHTGQNEETISRDGDRDRWFTAEQAKEYGMVDRVVASMEDVRPAGPKHRIGLGI, encoded by the coding sequence ATGTCCGTGCATGACAGTGGGTGGGACGCCGCGCGTCCCCGGGGCGCCGACGGGGACACCGCGCCGTCCCGGTTCGACGATCAACTCGCCGCCCAACTCCTCGACCAGCGCATCGTGTTCCTCGGAACACAGGTCGACGAGGTCTCCGCCAACCGCGTCTGCGCACAGCTGCTCGTCCTGTCCGCGGAGGACCCGAAGACCGACATCGGGCTCTACATCAACAGCCCGGGCGGCTCGGTCAGCGCCGGGCTCGCGATCTACGACACCATGCGGCTCATCCCCAACGACGTCTCCACCCTCGTCATGGGATTCGCCGCCAGCATGGGCCAGTTCCTGCTCAGCGTCGGCACCGCGGGCAAACGCTTCGCGCTGCCCAACGCGCGGATCATGATGCACCAGCCCTCCGCGGGCATCGGCGGCACCACCGCGGACATCGCCATCCAGGCCGAGAACCTGGAGTTCACGAAGAAGGCCATCGAGCGGATCACCGCCGAGCACACGGGCCAGAACGAGGAGACCATCTCGCGCGACGGTGACCGCGACCGCTGGTTCACGGCCGAGCAGGCCAAGGAGTACGGCATGGTCGACCGCGTCGTCGCATCGATGGAGGACGTGCGCCCCGCAGGGCCTAAGCACCGTATCGGGCTCGGGATTTGA
- a CDS encoding sigma factor-like helix-turn-helix DNA-binding protein: protein MRERQAVQNARRAREFEAFVAGAAGRLLHAATLLTAEPAEDNPRARALLTASLAHTYAIWDRLRGEDPYDRTRQQLALRFGRAAWRRHRGHGGVLERLGPQERLILVLRMYEGVAEEQTAALLGLPADRVHTICARAMATVLHPPRGPAPTRALSGAAPS, encoded by the coding sequence GTGCGCGAACGGCAGGCGGTCCAGAACGCCCGCCGGGCCCGGGAGTTCGAGGCGTTCGTCGCGGGCGCGGCAGGGCGGCTGCTGCATGCCGCCACACTGCTCACCGCCGAGCCCGCCGAGGACAACCCACGCGCGCGTGCCCTGCTGACCGCCTCCCTCGCGCACACCTACGCGATCTGGGACCGGCTGCGCGGCGAGGACCCCTACGACCGCACCCGCCAGCAGCTCGCCCTGCGCTTCGGCCGGGCGGCCTGGCGCAGGCACCGCGGCCACGGCGGCGTCCTCGAACGGCTCGGCCCGCAGGAGCGGCTGATCCTCGTCCTGCGGATGTACGAGGGCGTGGCCGAGGAGCAGACGGCGGCGCTCCTCGGGCTGCCCGCCGACCGCGTCCACACGATCTGCGCCCGCGCGATGGCGACGGTCCTGCATCCCCCGCGCGGTCCCGCGCCCACGCGCGCCCTGAGCGGGGCGGCACCCTCATGA
- a CDS encoding ATP-dependent Clp protease proteolytic subunit encodes MEPRMSQYTIPTVVERTPQGERSYDVYSRLLSERIIFLGTEIDDGVANVVIAQLLHLESSAPEREVAIYINSPGGSFTSLMAIYDTMSFITAPISTFCVGQAASTAAVLLAGGDPGRRFVLDHARVLLGQPASRGQQGTVSDLSLQAKEMLRIRSQVEEVLSRHTGHDVATLRADMDRDKFFTAQEAVAYGLADQVLSRRAVPVAA; translated from the coding sequence ATGGAGCCCAGGATGAGTCAGTACACCATTCCCACCGTCGTCGAACGCACCCCGCAGGGCGAGCGTTCCTACGACGTCTACAGCCGCCTGCTCTCCGAGCGCATCATCTTCCTCGGCACGGAGATCGACGACGGTGTGGCCAACGTGGTCATCGCGCAACTGCTGCATCTGGAGTCGTCCGCCCCGGAGCGCGAGGTCGCGATCTACATCAACTCGCCCGGTGGATCGTTCACTTCGCTCATGGCGATCTACGACACCATGAGCTTCATCACCGCGCCGATCTCGACGTTCTGCGTCGGCCAGGCCGCCTCCACCGCCGCCGTGCTGCTCGCCGGGGGCGATCCGGGGCGGCGGTTCGTGCTCGACCACGCGCGCGTGCTGCTCGGGCAGCCCGCGAGCCGGGGCCAGCAGGGGACGGTGTCCGACCTCAGTCTGCAGGCCAAGGAGATGCTGCGGATCCGCTCCCAGGTGGAGGAGGTGCTGTCCCGGCATACGGGCCACGACGTGGCGACGCTGCGCGCCGACATGGACCGGGACAAGTTCTTCACCGCGCAGGAGGCCGTCGCGTACGGACTCGCGGACCAGGTGCTCAGCAGGCGGGCCGTACCCGTCGCCGCCTGA
- a CDS encoding MarR family winged helix-turn-helix transcriptional regulator, whose amino-acid sequence MPTTPDMTTASDPGLLDSLQHQVAVFARRAEQTRLGGVGQVRNSMDRAAYLLLNRLDKEGPMGVKALAASMGIDSSTVTRQVAPLVDTGLVKRTSHPEDGRAVVLQLSPRGQARLDEVRSSRRELMAELTQDWDPAERESFCALLTRFNSALSARQTSQSAPGGEVPATPES is encoded by the coding sequence ATGCCCACAACTCCGGACATGACGACCGCCAGCGACCCCGGCCTTCTCGACAGCCTGCAGCACCAGGTGGCCGTCTTCGCCCGCCGCGCGGAGCAGACCCGCCTCGGCGGCGTAGGACAGGTCCGCAACTCCATGGACCGTGCCGCGTATCTGCTGCTCAACCGCCTCGACAAGGAAGGCCCGATGGGCGTCAAGGCGCTCGCGGCGAGCATGGGCATCGACTCGTCGACGGTCACCCGGCAGGTCGCCCCGCTGGTCGACACCGGACTCGTCAAGCGCACCTCGCACCCCGAGGACGGCCGGGCCGTGGTGCTCCAGCTGTCGCCGCGCGGCCAGGCCCGGCTCGACGAGGTGCGCTCGTCGCGGCGCGAGCTGATGGCCGAGCTGACGCAGGACTGGGACCCGGCGGAGCGCGAGAGCTTCTGCGCGCTCCTCACGCGCTTCAATTCCGCCCTCTCGGCACGCCAGACGTCACAGTCGGCGCCCGGCGGAGAGGTTCCGGCCACTCCGGAGTCTTGA
- a CDS encoding NAD(P)-dependent alcohol dehydrogenase, translated as MTEQITTVSAYAAPAPGAPLERTTVPRRAVGESDVMIDIKYAGICHSDIHQARDGWGEGIYPMVPGHEIAGVVTEVGPGVTKFSVGDRVGVGCMVDSCRECENCQAGLEQYCAQGNIGTYNALDKNGEPTYGGYSSHIVVDEAFTVRIPDGLALDVAAPLLCAGITTYSPLAHWNAGPGKKVAVVGLGGLGHMAVKIANAMGAEVTVLSQSLRKKDDGLKLGAEHYYATSDDATFEALASTFDLILSTVSAPLPLDKYLGLLRTDGAFVNVGAPEEPVSLNLFSVIGGRKTLAGSNIGGIRETQEMLDFCAVHGLGAEIELIRADQINEAYERVLASDVRYRFVIDNATI; from the coding sequence ATGACTGAGCAGATCACCACCGTTTCCGCCTATGCCGCTCCCGCCCCGGGTGCGCCCCTGGAGCGCACCACCGTCCCGCGCCGCGCCGTCGGCGAGTCCGACGTCATGATCGACATCAAGTACGCCGGTATCTGCCACTCGGACATCCACCAGGCCCGCGACGGCTGGGGCGAGGGCATCTACCCGATGGTGCCGGGCCACGAGATAGCCGGTGTCGTGACCGAGGTCGGTCCCGGCGTCACCAAGTTCTCCGTCGGCGACCGCGTCGGCGTCGGCTGCATGGTCGACTCCTGCCGCGAGTGCGAGAACTGCCAGGCCGGTCTGGAGCAGTACTGCGCGCAGGGCAACATCGGCACGTACAACGCGCTCGACAAGAACGGCGAGCCGACGTACGGCGGCTACTCCTCGCACATCGTCGTGGACGAGGCGTTCACCGTCCGCATCCCCGACGGGCTCGCGCTCGACGTGGCCGCGCCGCTGCTCTGCGCGGGCATCACCACGTACTCCCCGCTCGCGCACTGGAACGCGGGCCCCGGCAAGAAGGTCGCCGTCGTCGGCCTCGGCGGTCTCGGCCACATGGCCGTCAAGATCGCGAACGCGATGGGCGCCGAGGTCACCGTGCTCAGCCAGTCGCTGCGCAAGAAGGACGACGGCCTGAAGCTGGGCGCCGAGCACTACTACGCGACCAGCGACGACGCCACCTTCGAGGCGCTCGCGTCCACCTTCGACCTGATCCTCTCGACGGTCTCGGCGCCGCTGCCCCTGGACAAGTACCTGGGCCTGCTGCGTACGGACGGCGCCTTCGTGAACGTCGGCGCGCCCGAGGAGCCGGTCTCGCTCAACCTGTTCTCCGTGATCGGCGGCCGCAAGACCCTCGCGGGCTCCAACATCGGCGGCATCCGGGAGACCCAGGAGATGCTGGACTTCTGCGCGGTGCACGGGCTCGGCGCGGAGATCGAGCTGATCCGTGCCGACCAGATCAACGAGGCGTACGAGCGGGTGCTCGCCAGCGACGTGCGCTACCGCTTCGTGATCGACAACGCGACGATCTGA
- a CDS encoding helix-turn-helix domain-containing protein, giving the protein MDEIPEGRPLDSRAELSEFLRTRRARLQPQDVGLPHFGRHRRVPGLRREELAQLAGVSVAYYTRLEQGNGRNVSVEVLDAIARALRLTDAEHAHLTHLAKPKAHKKKAVRPQYMRPVLQQLLDSIEGVPAYVVGRRSDILGWNALAAALFGDWGELAPADRNWARICFLDPRSRELFVDWDRKASDIVSYLRMDAGCYPNDPQLSSLVGELSVKSEEFRSLWATHDVQEKGHGVKRMRHALVGDLTLSFETLRLPDDCDQSLIMYHAEPDSASAQGLRLLASWGRDASSVGSGTK; this is encoded by the coding sequence ATGGACGAGATCCCCGAGGGCCGCCCCCTGGACAGCCGGGCCGAGCTGAGCGAGTTCCTGCGCACCCGCAGGGCGAGGCTCCAGCCGCAGGACGTCGGGCTGCCGCACTTCGGGCGGCACCGCAGGGTGCCGGGGCTGCGCCGCGAGGAGCTCGCGCAGCTCGCCGGGGTCTCCGTCGCGTACTACACCCGCCTCGAACAGGGCAACGGCCGCAACGTCTCGGTGGAGGTGCTCGACGCCATCGCCCGCGCCCTGCGCCTGACCGACGCCGAGCACGCCCACCTGACGCACCTGGCCAAGCCCAAGGCCCACAAGAAGAAGGCCGTAAGGCCGCAGTACATGCGGCCCGTGCTGCAACAGCTCCTCGACTCCATCGAAGGCGTGCCCGCGTACGTGGTCGGCCGCCGTTCCGACATCCTCGGCTGGAACGCGCTCGCCGCCGCGCTCTTCGGCGACTGGGGCGAGCTCGCCCCCGCCGACCGGAACTGGGCCCGCATCTGCTTCCTCGACCCGCGCTCGCGCGAGCTCTTCGTCGACTGGGACCGGAAGGCGTCGGACATCGTCAGCTATCTGCGCATGGACGCGGGCTGCTACCCGAACGACCCGCAGCTGTCCTCCCTCGTCGGCGAACTCTCCGTCAAGAGCGAGGAGTTCAGGAGTCTGTGGGCCACGCACGACGTCCAGGAGAAGGGCCACGGCGTCAAGCGCATGCGGCACGCCCTGGTCGGCGACCTGACCCTGTCGTTCGAGACGCTGCGCCTGCCGGACGACTGCGACCAGTCACTGATCATGTACCACGCGGAACCGGACTCGGCGTCGGCGCAAGGGCTGCGCCTGCTCGCGAGTTGGGGCCGGGACGCGTCGTCGGTGGGGTCGGGGACGAAGTAG
- a CDS encoding ATP-binding cassette domain-containing protein, translating into MPGAIYAEGLVKTFGDVRALDGVDLDVPEGTVLGLLGPNGAGKTTAVRCLTTLLTPDSGRAVVAGIDVLKHPNEVRRSIGLSGQFAAVDEYLTGRENLQMVGQLYQMRAKEAKARAGELLDRFNLADAADRPSKTYSGGMRRRLDLAAALVVSPPVMFMDEPTTGLDPRNRQQLWEVIQELVAGGTTLLLTTQYLEEADHLAHDICVVDHGRVIARGTSDQLKAQTGGERVEVVVHEREHIAPATEVLRGFGKGEVAVAEHTRKLTVPVTGGAKLLAEVIRDLDARGIEIDDIGLRRPTLDDVFISLTGHAAELAEGSGEESADGDTRTGKEADK; encoded by the coding sequence ATGCCAGGCGCCATCTACGCCGAAGGTCTGGTGAAGACCTTCGGCGACGTAAGGGCTCTGGACGGCGTCGATCTGGATGTCCCGGAAGGCACCGTGCTCGGCCTCCTCGGGCCGAACGGCGCGGGCAAGACCACGGCGGTCCGCTGCCTGACGACGCTCCTCACACCCGACAGCGGAAGGGCCGTCGTCGCGGGCATCGACGTCCTCAAACATCCGAACGAGGTGCGCCGTTCGATCGGCCTGTCCGGCCAGTTCGCCGCCGTCGACGAGTATCTGACGGGCCGTGAGAACCTCCAGATGGTCGGCCAGCTCTACCAGATGAGGGCCAAGGAGGCGAAGGCCAGGGCGGGCGAGCTGCTCGACAGGTTCAACCTCGCGGACGCCGCGGACCGCCCCTCCAAGACGTACTCGGGAGGCATGCGCCGCCGCCTCGACCTCGCCGCCGCGCTCGTCGTGTCGCCGCCGGTGATGTTCATGGACGAGCCGACCACCGGCCTCGACCCGCGCAACCGCCAGCAGCTCTGGGAAGTCATCCAGGAGCTCGTCGCGGGCGGGACGACCCTGCTCCTGACCACGCAGTACCTCGAAGAGGCCGATCACCTGGCGCACGACATCTGCGTCGTCGACCACGGCCGCGTCATCGCGCGCGGCACCTCCGACCAGCTCAAGGCGCAGACCGGCGGCGAGCGCGTCGAGGTCGTGGTGCACGAGCGCGAGCACATCGCCCCCGCCACCGAGGTCCTGCGCGGCTTCGGCAAGGGCGAGGTCGCCGTCGCCGAGCACACGCGCAAGCTGACCGTCCCCGTCACCGGCGGCGCCAAGCTGCTCGCCGAGGTCATCCGCGACCTCGACGCCCGCGGCATCGAGATCGACGACATCGGCCTGCGCCGCCCCACCCTCGACGACGTCTTCATCTCGCTGACCGGCCACGCGGCCGAGCTGGCGGAAGGGAGCGGCGAGGAGAGCGCCGACGGCGACACCCGGACCGGCAAGGAGGCCGACAAGTGA
- the ilvA gene encoding threonine ammonia-lyase, whose product MSYRTRDPLPTVTLDDVRGAQKMLSGVARSTAMEGSRHLSRLVGSPVHLKCENLQRTGSFKLRGAYVRIAGLFPEERAAGVVAASAGNHAQGVALASSLLGVRSTVFMPAGAPLPKVAATREYGAEVRLQGQVVDETLAAAQEYARETGAVFIHPFDHPDIIAGQGTVGLEILEQCPEVRTVLVGVGGGGLAAGIAVAVKALRPDVRVVGVQAAGAAAYPPSLAAGHPVSIVNPATMADGIKVGRPGDVTFRLVEDLVDDIVTVSEDALSSALLLCLERAKMVVEPAGASPVAALLSEPEAFEGPVVALLSGGNVDPLLMQRILRHGMAAAGRYLSLRLRLTDRPGALATLLGVLSEVDANVLDVSHVRTDPRLGLTEAEVELHLETKGPAHCVEVAGALRDAGYTVIG is encoded by the coding sequence ATGAGCTACCGCACGCGCGATCCCTTGCCGACGGTCACCCTCGACGACGTGCGCGGCGCGCAGAAGATGCTCTCCGGAGTGGCGCGCTCGACAGCGATGGAGGGCAGCAGGCACCTGTCGCGCCTCGTGGGCTCCCCGGTGCACCTCAAGTGCGAGAACCTCCAGCGGACCGGTTCCTTCAAGCTGCGCGGCGCCTATGTGCGCATCGCGGGCCTGTTCCCCGAGGAGCGCGCGGCCGGTGTGGTCGCCGCGAGCGCGGGCAATCACGCGCAGGGCGTGGCCCTCGCCTCCTCGCTGCTCGGGGTGCGCTCGACGGTCTTCATGCCGGCCGGCGCGCCGCTGCCCAAGGTCGCGGCGACCCGGGAGTACGGGGCGGAGGTGCGCCTCCAGGGCCAGGTGGTCGACGAGACCCTGGCCGCCGCCCAGGAGTACGCGCGGGAGACGGGCGCGGTCTTCATCCACCCCTTCGACCACCCCGACATCATCGCCGGGCAGGGCACGGTCGGCCTGGAGATCCTGGAGCAGTGCCCGGAGGTGCGCACCGTCCTCGTCGGCGTCGGGGGCGGCGGTCTCGCGGCGGGCATCGCGGTCGCGGTCAAGGCGCTGCGCCCCGACGTACGCGTGGTCGGCGTGCAGGCCGCGGGCGCGGCCGCGTACCCGCCCTCGCTGGCGGCCGGGCACCCGGTGTCGATCGTCAACCCCGCGACGATGGCCGACGGCATCAAGGTCGGCCGCCCCGGCGACGTAACGTTCCGGCTGGTCGAGGACCTGGTGGACGACATCGTCACGGTCTCCGAGGACGCGCTCTCCAGCGCCCTGCTGCTCTGTCTGGAGCGGGCCAAGATGGTCGTGGAGCCCGCAGGGGCGAGCCCGGTCGCGGCCCTGCTGAGCGAGCCCGAGGCGTTCGAGGGCCCGGTGGTGGCGCTGCTGTCCGGCGGCAACGTGGATCCGCTCCTGATGCAGCGGATCCTGCGCCACGGCATGGCGGCGGCGGGCCGCTACCTGTCGCTGCGGCTGCGCCTGACGGACCGGCCGGGCGCCCTGGCCACGCTGCTCGGGGTCCTGTCGGAGGTGGACGCCAACGTGCTCGACGTGAGCCACGTGCGGACCGATCCGCGGCTGGGGCTCACCGAGGCGGAGGTCGAGCTGCACCTGGAGACGAAGGGGCCCGCGCACTGCGTCGAGGTGGCCGGGGCGTTGCGGGACGCGGGCTACACGGTCATCGGCTGA
- the msrA gene encoding peptide-methionine (S)-S-oxide reductase MsrA, with product MIFGRTPELPTPEQALKGRATPEFEVPARHTVLGNPLLGPYPDGLEVADFALGCFWGAERKFWQTEGVWTTYVGYQGGYTENPSYEEACSGLTGHTEAVRVVFDPSKVSYAALLKLFWESHNPTQGFRQGNDVGTQYRSAIYTHSADQQAIAAASLEAYQKVLTASGHGTITTTVLPADDKPFWPAEAYHQQYLDKNPDGYCGIGGTGVTLAEPFETNWGVSCPTGIVAAPEPTE from the coding sequence ATGATCTTCGGACGCACGCCCGAGCTCCCCACCCCCGAGCAGGCCCTGAAGGGCCGGGCGACCCCGGAATTCGAGGTCCCCGCGCGCCACACCGTGCTCGGCAACCCGTTGCTCGGCCCCTACCCCGACGGCCTGGAGGTCGCGGACTTCGCCCTCGGCTGCTTCTGGGGCGCCGAGCGCAAGTTCTGGCAGACCGAGGGCGTCTGGACGACGTACGTCGGCTACCAGGGCGGCTACACCGAGAACCCCTCCTACGAAGAGGCGTGCTCCGGCCTGACCGGGCACACCGAGGCGGTGCGCGTCGTCTTCGACCCCTCCAAGGTCTCGTACGCGGCGCTCCTGAAGCTGTTCTGGGAGTCCCACAACCCCACGCAGGGCTTCCGGCAGGGCAATGACGTCGGCACGCAGTACCGCTCGGCGATCTACACCCACTCCGCCGACCAGCAGGCGATCGCGGCGGCCTCCCTGGAGGCGTACCAGAAGGTCCTGACGGCCTCCGGGCACGGCACGATCACCACGACGGTGCTGCCCGCCGACGACAAGCCGTTCTGGCCCGCCGAGGCGTACCACCAGCAGTACCTGGACAAGAACCCCGACGGGTACTGCGGGATCGGCGGGACCGGCGTCACGCTCGCGGAGCCCTTCGAGACGAACTGGGGCGTCTCCTGCCCGACCGGGATCGTCGCCGCCCCCGAGCCCACCGAGTAG
- a CDS encoding helix-turn-helix domain-containing protein, whose product MSSDEARAPQKPKSQPNEARVIPLRPLGKEAEQERREPLWRDLVGDVLRRERLAQERTLKDVADAARISMPYLSELERGRKEASSEVLAAAARALGLGLPDLLSLAQSRLVGLPRVRPTKASLQGEVRLAA is encoded by the coding sequence GTGAGCAGCGACGAGGCGCGAGCGCCGCAGAAGCCGAAGTCCCAGCCGAACGAGGCCCGTGTGATTCCTCTGCGCCCCCTGGGTAAGGAGGCCGAGCAGGAGCGGCGGGAGCCGCTCTGGCGGGATCTCGTCGGTGACGTCCTGCGCCGCGAGCGCCTCGCGCAGGAGCGCACCCTGAAGGACGTGGCCGACGCCGCCCGGATCTCCATGCCCTACCTCTCCGAGCTGGAGCGCGGCCGCAAGGAGGCCTCCTCCGAGGTCCTCGCGGCCGCCGCCCGCGCGCTCGGTCTCGGCCTGCCCGACCTGCTCTCGCTGGCCCAGAGCCGCCTGGTCGGCCTTCCCCGCGTGAGGCCGACCAAGGCGTCGCTCCAGGGCGAGGTGCGGTTGGCCGCCTGA
- a CDS encoding cystathionine gamma-synthase yields MSDSHSTQSFETVAIHAGNTADPLTGAVVPPIYQVSTYKQDGVGGLRGGYEYSRSANPTRTALEENLAALEGGSRGLAFASGLAAEDCLLRTLLTPGDHVVIPNDAYGGTFRLFDKVVSRWGVEWSVADTSDPEAVRAALTDRTKAIWVETPSNPLLGITDIAAVAQIAREAGARLVVDNTFASPYLQQPLALGADVVVHSMTKYMGGHSDVVGGALVVNDAGLGEELAYHQNAMGAVAGPFDAWLVLRGIKTLAVRMDRHSENATKVTEMLTRHARVTRVLYPGLPEHPGHEIAAKQMKAFGGMVSFLVEGGEEAAVEVCNRAKLFTLGESLGGVESLIEHPGRMTHASVAGSALEVPGALVRLSVGIESADDLIADLQQALG; encoded by the coding sequence ATGAGTGACTCGCACAGCACGCAGAGCTTCGAAACGGTGGCGATCCACGCGGGCAACACCGCGGATCCCCTGACCGGAGCCGTCGTCCCGCCCATTTACCAGGTGTCCACCTACAAGCAGGACGGGGTCGGGGGCCTGCGCGGCGGCTATGAGTACAGCCGCAGCGCCAACCCGACGCGCACCGCCCTTGAAGAGAACCTGGCCGCACTGGAGGGCGGCAGCCGCGGCCTGGCCTTCGCCTCGGGACTCGCCGCGGAGGACTGCCTCCTCCGTACGCTGCTCACCCCCGGCGACCACGTGGTCATCCCCAACGACGCGTACGGCGGCACCTTCCGCCTGTTCGACAAGGTCGTCTCGCGGTGGGGCGTGGAGTGGTCGGTCGCCGACACCTCCGACCCGGAGGCGGTGCGGGCCGCGCTGACCGACCGTACGAAGGCGATCTGGGTGGAGACCCCCTCCAACCCGCTGCTCGGCATCACCGACATCGCGGCGGTCGCGCAGATCGCCCGCGAGGCCGGGGCCCGCCTGGTCGTCGACAACACCTTCGCGAGCCCCTACCTCCAGCAGCCGCTCGCGCTCGGCGCGGACGTGGTCGTGCACTCCATGACGAAGTACATGGGCGGCCACTCGGACGTCGTCGGCGGCGCCCTCGTCGTCAACGACGCGGGGCTCGGCGAGGAGTTGGCGTACCACCAGAACGCGATGGGCGCCGTCGCGGGTCCCTTCGACGCCTGGCTGGTGCTGCGCGGCATCAAGACCCTCGCGGTGCGCATGGACCGGCACAGCGAGAACGCCACGAAGGTCACCGAGATGCTGACCCGGCACGCGCGCGTGACGCGCGTGCTGTACCCGGGCCTTCCGGAGCACCCCGGTCACGAGATCGCCGCCAAGCAGATGAAGGCGTTCGGCGGCATGGTCTCCTTCCTGGTCGAGGGCGGCGAGGAGGCGGCCGTCGAGGTCTGCAACCGCGCCAAGCTCTTCACCCTGGGCGAGTCCCTGGGCGGCGTCGAGTCCCTCATCGAGCACCCGGGCCGCATGACGCACGCCTCGGTGGCGGGCTCCGCCCTGGAGGTCCCCGGGGCCCTGGTGCGCCTATCCGTGGGCATCGAGTCGGCGGACGACCTCATCGCCGACCTCCAGCAGGCGCTCGGCTAG